A single Vulpes lagopus strain Blue_001 chromosome 3, ASM1834538v1, whole genome shotgun sequence DNA region contains:
- the GDF2 gene encoding growth/differentiation factor 2, with product MCGRAVGGALRALCALWLLGCGARGRPLEGRRRPGSQGAPGEPRDLRALPQAVQRDLLRGLNLSGVPAQPRARAEPPQYMLDLYHRYASDKAAAPASNVVRSFSVEDAVSIMATEDFPFQKHILLFNISIPRHEQITRAELRLYVSCQGHGAASRELRGNMAIYDVLDGADAWDASAGTKTFLVSQDILDEGWETFEVSSAVKRWVRADSAKSKNKLEVTVESHRKGCDKLDISVPPGSKNLPFFVVFSNDRSNGTKETRLELREMIGHEQDSVLTKWSKNGPAGAGDRKAEGGGEGHTTTGSSLARRKRSAGANNHCQKTSLRVNFEDIGWDSWIIAPKEYDAYECKGGCFFPLADDMTPTKHAIVQTLVHLKFPMKVGKACCVPTKLSPISILYKDDMGVPTLKYHYEGMSVAECGCR from the exons ATGTGCGGCCGGGCGGTCGGCGGGGCCCTGCGCGCCCTGTGCGCCCTGTGGCTGCtgggctgcggggcgcgggggcggccgcTCGAGGGGCGCCGGCGGCCGGGCTCGCAGGGGGCGCCCGGGGAGCCGCGGGACCTCAGGGCGCTGCCGCAGGCGGTGCAGCGGGACCTCCTGCGCGGCCTCAACCTGAGCGGCGTCCCGGCCCAGCCCCGGGCCCGCGCGGAGCCGCCGCAGTACATGCTCGACCTGTACCACCGCTACGCCAGCGACAAGGCGGCCGCGCCCGCCTCCAACGTGGTGCGCAGCTTCAGCGTGGAAG ATGCTGTCTCCATCATGGCCACAGAGGACTTCCCCTTCCAGAAGCATATCTTGCTCTTCAACATCTCCATTCCTAGGCACGAGCAGATCACCAGGGCCGAGCTTCGACTCTACGTCTCCTGCCAAGGTCACGGAGCCGCTTCTCGTGAGCTGAGAGGCAACATGGCTATTTATGATGTTCTGGATGGAGCAGATGCCTGGGATGCTTCCGCAGGCACCAAGACATTCCTCGTGTCCCAGGACATCTTGGATGAGGGCTGGGAGACCTTCGAGGTGTCCAGCGCTGTGAAGCGGTGGGTCAGAGCAGACTCCGCCAAGAGCAAAAACAAACTGGAAGTGACTGTGGAGAGTCACAGGAAGGGCTGCGACAAGCTGGATATCAGTGTCCCCCCGGGCTCCAAAAACCTGCCCTTCTTTGTCGTCTTCTCCAACGACCGCAGCAATGGGACCAAGGAGACCAGGCTGGAGCTCAGGGAGATGATCGGCCATGAACAGGACAGCGTGCTCACGAAGTGGTCCAAGAACGGTCCAGCAGGGGCGGGTGACCGCAAGGCCGAGGGGGGCGGGGAAGGTCACACGACCACAGGGTCCTCGTTAGCCAGACGGAAGAGAAGTGCCGGAGCCAACAACCACTGTCAGAAGACCTCCCTGCGGGTGAACTTCGAGGACATCGGCTGGGACAGCTGGATCATTGCACCCAAGGAGTACGACGCTTACGAATGTAAAGGCGGCTGCTTCTTTCCCTTGGCTGACGACATGACCCCAACAAAACACGCCATCGTGCAGACTCTGGTGCATCTCAAATTCCCCATGAAGGTGGGCAAGGCCTGCTGCGTGCCCACCAAACTGAGCCCCATCTCCATCCTCTACAAGGATGACATGGGGGTCCCCACTCTCAAGTACCACTACGAAGGGATGAGTGTGGCAGAGTGTGGGTGCAGGTAG
- the GDF10 gene encoding growth/differentiation factor 10, whose translation MGRGPARTSRTPGRTRPPPPPRPLLPLLPLLLLLLRGAGGDPPEPAPPAPAARPAAARTPRGALGDAASALGLGAPDAAAAHMLRLYDKYGRRGARPGGGNTVRSFRARLDTVDQRPAYVFNLTSLQDSEVILSATFHLYMEPHWPRAREEPCRQRVRSTFCHLPPPGPPARRHLLFRSIAQNTAAQGLLRGALALAPPLRGLWQARDISPIVRAARQAGELLLWAQLDPAGGAPGAAGPSAPLPYLLVYADDLAIAEPNSVAGTLQRYDPLPAADPEPHAADNGSADPRVRRASQAPGPLQDNELPGLHERPGRVPPARQPPRPRHELWRGPLGALKPRPGRRERRRKGPDAPAASRVLDFDEQTMRKARRRQWAEPRVCSRRYLRVDFADIGWNEWIVLPKSFDAYYCAGECEFPMPKVVRPSNHATIQSIVRAVGIVPGIPEPCCVPDKMNSLGVLFLDENRDVVLKVYPNMSVETCACR comes from the exons ATGGGCCGCGGCCCCGCGCGGACGAGCCGGACCCCGGGGCGCAcacggccgcccccgcccccgcggccgctGCTCCCGCTGctcccgctgctgctgctgctgctccgggGTGCGGGCGGGGACCCCCCGgagcccgcgccgcccgcccccgccgcccgccctgcGGCCGCCAGGACCCCCCGGGGCGCCCTCGGGGACGCGGCCTCGGCTCTGGGCCTGGGCGCCCCGGACGCGGCGGCCGCGCACATGCTCCGGCTCTACGACAAGTACGGCCGCAGGGGCGCGAGGCCCGGAGGGGGCAACACCGTCCGCAGCTTCAGGGCCCGGCTGG ACACGGTGGACCAGAGGCCCGCGTACGTCTTCAACCTGACTTCCCTGCAGGACTCGGAGGTGATCCTCTCGGCCACCTTCCACTTGTACATGGAGCCCCACTGGCCCCGGGCGCGCGAGGAGCCCTGCAGGCAGCGGGTGAGGAGCACGTTCTGCCACCtcccgccccccgggccgcccgcccGACGCCACCTGCTCTTCCGCAGCATCGCGCAGAACACGGCCGCACAGGGGCTGCTCCGCGGGGCCCTGGCCCTGGCGCCCCCGCTGCGCGGCCTGTGGCAGGCCCGGGACATCTCGCCCATCGTGCGGGCCGCGCGGCAGGCCGGCGAGCTGCTCTTGTGGGCACAGCTGGACCCCGCGGGGGGCGccccgggcgcggcggggccAAGTGCACCCTTGCCCTACCTGCTGGTCTACGCCGACGACCTGGCCATTGCCGAGCCCAACAGCGTGGCAGGGACACTGCAGAGGTACGACCCCCTCCCGGCGGCCGACCCGGAGCCCCACGCCGCCGACAATGGCTCGGCCGACCCACGCGTGCGTCGGGCCTCGCAGGCCCCCGGGCCGCTGCAAGACAACGAGCTGCCGGGGCTGCACGAGAGGCCAGGGCGCGTGCCCCCCGCGCGgcagcccccgcggccccggcacGAGCTGTGGCGCGGCCCCCTTGGGGCGCTCAAGCCGCGGCCCGGGCGCCGGGAGCGCAGGAGGAAGGGCCCCGACGCGCCGGCTGCCTCGCGGGTGCTGGACTTCGATGAGCAGACCATGCGGAAAGCCCGGAGGAGGCAGTGGGCCGAGCCCAGGGTCTGCTCCCGCAGGTACCTCAGGGTGGACTTCGCTGACATCGGCTGGAACGAATGGATCGTCTTGCCCAAGTCCTTCGATGCCTACTACTGCGCGGGGGAGTGCGAGTTCCCCATGCCCAAG GTCGTCCGCCCGTCCAACCACGCCACCATCCAGAGCATCGTCAGGGCCGTGGGCATCGTCCCCGGCATCCCGGAGCCGTGCTGCGTCCCTGACAAGATGAACTCTCTCGGGGTCCTCTTCCTGGATGAGAACCGTGATGTGGTTCTGAAGGTGTACCCCAACATGTCCGTGGAGACCTGCGCCTGCCGGTAG